The region CGAAAGAAAATCAATCGGATCGCCTTTTTCAAACAACTCGCGGCAAACCGCGTAAATTTCTTTGTGGCTGTGCTTGTAAAAATCATCCGGCGACAAAACATCGGCCACCTTCATCATGGCCGATCTATCCAGCATCAAACAACCCAAAACCGACTGCTCAATCTCCAAACTCTGCGGCGGTATTTTCGTGGGCGCAACATTTACCATAATTTTTGTCCTGTTGGGGTTCTGTTGAGGTCAAACCTCAACAAGTTTGTTGAGGTTTGACCTCAACGAGATATGTAATCGACAAAACTGTATGAATTATCGTAACAAAGCGAATCAAACCTTGCAACCCTTGTGCATAACCGGCATTGACAATTGAATCCGGCGGGTATATATAATCATTTGGTTTCCGATTTCGCGCGCGCGATCAAACGCAAGGGCAAGTTGTTTATCTTTTTAATTTAATTTTTCTTTACAAATTTCTTCAAAGAATTGGAAAAATTAAACGGAAAAACAAAAGATTTGCCGATGCCTTGACATTGGTTTTAAAAAACGCTAAACTGTCATTGTTGCGAAGTTAATTGTAAAATTATGGCCGATAAAAAATCCGCCAAGAAAGTTAACAAAAAGAAAGCCGCGCCCAAAACTTGCGCCTGCTCTTGCAATTGCTGCCCGAGCAACAAGTAGAAAATTGACGACGGTTGAAAGCAAGAAAAAAATCATAAGATATTATGACTGTATGATTTTTTGTTTGTTTTTAACAAGCAGTTATAATTGCCGAGGGGGTGACCGAGCGCGAGCGAGGAAATCCCGAGGCGAGCACGCCGAGGGGAAAGAACTTCTAAAATTAAATAGCGAAATATTTTCAATTTTCCACGAAAATATTTCGTGAGCCAAAGCGGTATGCGCTTTAACAAAGCATACAAAGAATTTTTTGAAGTTGTCTTGGACTCATTTTATTGAGGATTTGATCCTGGTCCAGGATGAACGCTGGCAATGTGGATAAGGCATGCAAGTCGAGCGGATCATATGCTCTGCACAGGGAAATTCGAATATCGAATTTCGAAACTCGAAACAAATTCTAATTTTCAAAAAAATAAAAACGAAATTCTTGTTTTGAGAATTTGAAAATTATGATTTTGAAAATTGTTTCGGATTTCGGATTTTGAAAATTCGGATTTTCCCGTGCAGGGTGTATGGTTAGCGGCGAACGGGTTAGTAACACGTAGGTATCTACCATTAACTCGGGGATAGCCCGTCGAAAGACGGAATAATACCCGATGGTCCCTGAAGCGCAAGCTGAAGGGTAAAGGCGCAAGCCGGTTGATGATGAACCTGCGGACTATCAGCTAGTTGGTGGGGTAATGGCTCACCAAGGCGATGACGGTTAGGGGGAGTGAGAGCTTGTTCCCCAACACTGGGACTGCGACACGGCCCAGACACCTACGGGTGGCAGCAGCCGAAAATATTGGACAATGGGCGAAAGCCTGATCCAGCGACATTGCGTGGAGGATGAAGACGTTCGCGCCGTAAACTCCTTTTATAGGGAAAGAAGCAATTGACGGTACTCTATGAATAAGCGGGGGCTAATTCTGTGCCAGCAGCAGCGGTAATACAGAACCCGCAAGCGTTATCCGGATTTATTGGGCGTAAAGTGTTCGTAGGCTGTATGGAAAGTCTGGTTTTAAATACCTCGGGCTCAACCCGGGGGGTGAACCGGAAACTTCCAAACTTGAAGATGCTAGGGGCTATCGGAACGCACGGTGTAGGGGTGAAATCCGTTGATATCGTGCGGAACACCAAAAGCGAAGGCAGATAGCTGGGGCAATCTTGACGCTGAGGAACGAAAGCGTGGGGAGCAAAAAGGATTAGATACCCTTGTAGTCCACGCCCTAAACATTGGACACTGGTCGCTTGAAGTGTCGACCCTTCAAGTGGCGAAGCTAACGCGTTAAGTGTCCCGCCTGGGAAGTACGGCCGCAAGGCTAAAACTCAAAGGAATAGACGGGGGCTCACACAAGCGGTGGATCATGTGGCTTAATTCGACAACAAACGAGTAACCTTACCCAGTTTAGACATTCTACTGATCGTCCCGTGAAAGCGGGATTTCCCACAAGGACAGTAGTTCAGGTGCTGCATGGTTGTCGTCAGCAGGTGTCGTAAGATGCATACTTAGATGTCGTAACCTGCGCAACCCTTATCTTATGTTTTACTTGTCATAAGAAACTGCCGGGGACAACTCGGAGGAAGGTGAGGATGACGCCAAATCAGCACGGCCTTTGACAACTGGGGCCGCACACGTGATACAATGGCAGTTACAGAGGGCAGCGATGCCGCAAGGCGGAGCAAATCCCATCAAAAACTGCCCTAGTTCGGATTGAGGTCTGCAACTCGACCTCATGAAGCCGGAATCGCTAGTAAACGTGAATCATGACGTCACGTTGAATATGTTCCTGAGCCTTGTACTCACCGCCCGTCACGCCAAGCGAGTTGGGGACAGCCGAAGCGCCCCGCGAGGGGAACTAAGCTGGATTCAATAAGAGGGGCGAAGTCGTAACAAGGCACGGGTAGGGGAACCTGCTCGTGGATCAATTAATTTACATTTTTGAGTGTCGGCTTTTGTCGAGGGACGAGAATTCTTCTCTTGACACCAAGACGCTGATCGGTTCGTCTCTAAGAAACCGATTTCGAAAGTCCAAGGCGACTTCAAGCAATTCTTTTATTCGTAGTGGAAATCAAAGCACCCGCAGGGGTGTTTTTGCGCTAACAAAAATTTGGCAACAGACCCATTATGTCCCCGATGATTATGTGTTTTTTGCGGTCACGGAATTTTATAATTTTTTTATACAAAACCGATATTCTATAAATTTAGCTATGGCTAAAAATATAGAATAAATTTTATTGACGGAATACGAGGGTTTGGTAGGATACAAATAGAAATCAAAATTCAAAATCAAATTATAAAACCAAAAATAAAATTGATGAAAAAATAAATTTAAAGGCCGCGGTTTGAAAAAAATACAAGCAATATGTTTCATATCAATCATGCGCCAGTCAAAACTAAACGAATCCGAGTTCAAAGATTAATGATATGATAAAAAAGGTTCCAAAAAATAAAAAACGGATTAACAAAACCGAGATGCCGGTGAAAATTCCAAAAAAAGTGGAAGGTTTTTTGAGTAAAACGGGGATTAAATGTGAAACAATAACTCATCGCACGGTCTATACCGCGTTTGACAAGGCGGCGACTTTAAAAATAAAGACAGGCGCGATCGCCAAAGTTTTGGTGATTAAAATTGACAGGGAATTGGCAATGGCGGTTATCGGCGGAGACAGGAATTTGGATATGGATAAGCTGGCAAAACTCGCCAAGGCAAAGAAAATTGATTTTGCCAAAGAAAAAATTATTGCCGAAACTTTTAAAGGTATTGACCCGGGAGCGATCCCGCCCTTTGCCGGTTTGTGGCAAATACGCGTTTTTTGCGACAAAAAATTTCTGGAATCGCCAAAAATAATAATATCCGCCGGAAGTTATGAAGCGTCGCTGATAATCACCCCCGCCGCATTTAAAAAAACCAACCCCGAAATGGCAATTGGCAATTTTTCGGCCGCCAAACCCAAATTAAAAAAGCCGATTAAGGCCGCCTTGAAAAAAAGAAGGAAATAGGGTATAAATAGTTTGTTGCGGGCGCGTAGTTAAGTGGTATAACGCCGTCCTGATAAGACGGAGGCCGAAGGTCCGATTCCTTCCGCGCCCACATTAAAAAATCCCGTTTCCGGGATTTTTGCTTTAAAAGGTTTTTACGATTTATTGGTGTTTCAATTTTAAAACAAGAAAAGCGGCGGCCAGGCATAGAATACCGGCGAGAATAAAGGAATTTGCGTAACTGCCGGCCTCCATTAACTTGACGATTGTTTTACCCGCGGTATCAACGGTTTCGTAAGGTACATCCCGAACCGCAAGTAAAAGTTTTGGCGCGAGCCACGGCCCAACCAGTCCGCCGGCGCCGTAGGCGGTAAACATCAAGCCGTAGTTGGCGCCGATGTTTTTCGCGCCGAAATAATCCGCGGTAATCGCCGGATAAAGCGCCAAAAATCCGCCGAAACAAAAGCCAATAAGAGACGCGACTGCGGCAAAGCTCCAAAAACTGTTCAATCCTCCTAAAATCAGTAGCGCGATGCCGCATAGCGCAAAAATTGCCATCAAAGTTTTTTCGCGGCCCATTTTATCTGAAATTAGACCCC is a window of Candidatus Nealsonbacteria bacterium DGGOD1a DNA encoding:
- a CDS encoding YbaK/EbsC family protein, whose product is MIKKVPKNKKRINKTEMPVKIPKKVEGFLSKTGIKCETITHRTVYTAFDKAATLKIKTGAIAKVLVIKIDRELAMAVIGGDRNLDMDKLAKLAKAKKIDFAKEKIIAETFKGIDPGAIPPFAGLWQIRVFCDKKFLESPKIIISAGSYEASLIITPAAFKKTNPEMAIGNFSAAKPKLKKPIKAALKKRRK